Proteins encoded within one genomic window of Cucumis sativus cultivar 9930 chromosome 3, Cucumber_9930_V3, whole genome shotgun sequence:
- the LOC101213159 gene encoding proteasome subunit beta type-1 gives MTKQQANWSPYDNNGGSCVAIAGADYCVIAADTRLSTGYNILTRDYSKICKLADKAVLASSGFQADVKALQKALSARHLIYQHQHNKQMSCPAMAQLLSNTLYYKRFFPYYAFNVLGGLDSEGKGCVFTYDAVGSYERVGYSAQGSGSTLITPFLDNQLKSPSPLLLPAQDSSTPLSEAEAIDLVKTVFASATERDIYTGDKLEIVVLNADGLRREYMNLRED, from the exons ATGACGAAGCAGCAAGCTAACTGGTCTCCTTACGACAACAATGGCGG ATCCTGTGTTGCGATTGCCGGTGCCGATTACTGTGTAATCGCCGCTGATACACGGTTGTCTACGGGTTACAACATTCTCACTCGCGATTACTCCAAAATTTGTAAGCT GGCTGACAAAGCTGTGCTGGCCTCTTCTGGTTTTCAAGCTGATGTGAAAGCCTTACAAAAGGCTTTGTCAGCTAGGCATTTG ATCTACCAACATCAGCACAACAAGCAAATGAGCTGTCCTGCGATGGCTCAACTGCTCTCAAATACATTGTACTACAAACGGTTCTTTCCTTATTATGCTTTTAATGTTTTGGGTGGGCTTGATAGCGAAG GAAAGGGTTGTGTCTTCACCTATGATGCTGTTGGTTCATATGAAAGAGTTGGATACAGTGCCCAGGGCTCGGGCTCCACCCTAATTACCCCCTTTTTAGATAACCAACTGAAGTCTCCAAGCCCTCTATTATTGCCTGCACAG GATTCTTCAACGCCTCTTTCAGAAGCTGAAGCAATTGACCTGGTGAAAACCGTTTTTGCATCTGCTACCGAGAGGGATATCTACACC GGTGACAAACTCGAAATCGTTGTTCTTAATGCTGATGGTCTTCGACGTGAATACATGAATCTCCGAGAAGATTAG
- the LOC101212918 gene encoding AT-hook motif nuclear-localized protein 7, which produces MEEREAINAGVTVIGAEAPSAYHVAPRTDNPPPPASGGGSPTVAASPVSVGLPGSGTTGKKKRGRPRKYGPDGTVTMALSPLPLSSSAPAAGGFSITKRGKGRLGGSEFKHHKKMGMEYIGEWNACAVGTNFMPHIITVNAGEDVTMKIISFSQQGPRAICILSANGVISNVTLRQPDSSGGTLTYEGRFEILSLSGSFMPTENQGTRSRTGGMSVSLASPDGRVVGGGVAGLLIAAGPVQVVVGSFLPTSQQEQQKVKKQKPESIPTAAPGSVPSMAPPTTMPTTNADTEDNLNGNGVQNPGPLKPAGFAPSPFQRDTWGTNAAVHSLQEPRNSPTDINISLPG; this is translated from the exons ATGGAAGAGAGAGAAGCTATAAATGCAGGAGTAACAGTGATAGGAGCCGAAGCTCCGTCGGCTTATCATGTGGCTCCGAGAACCGATAACCCGCCGCCGCCGGCAAGCGGCGGCGGTTCACCAACAGTCGCCGCTTCGCCAGTAAGCGTGGGGCTACCCGGAAGTGGAACCACAGGGAAAAAGAAGCGGGGTAGACCTAGAAAATACGGTCCAGATGGAACGGTAACGATGGCATTGTCACCATTGCCGCTTTCTTCCTCTGCTCCGGCAGCCGGTGGCTTCTCCATTACTAAGCGGGGGAAGGGCCGGCTCGGTGGCTCGGAATTCAAGCATCACAAGAAAATGGGAATGGAATATATAG GAGAATGGAATGCGTGTGCAGTTGGGACAAATTTCATGCCTCATATCATTACGGTCAATGCTGGCGAG GACGTCACTATGAAGATCATATCGTTCTCCCAACAAGGTCCTCGAGCAATCTGTATTCTTTCTGCCAACGGAGTAATTTCTAATGTTACTCTTCGGCAGCCCGATTCTTCGGGTGGTACCTTAACATATGAG GGTCGATTCGAGATACTTTCTTTGTCTGGATCATTCATGCCTACTGAAAATCAAGGAACAAGAAGCAGGACGGGTGGGATGAGTGTCTCCTTGGCAAGCCCCGACGGTCGTGTTGTTGGGGGAGGGGTAGCTGGTTTACTCATAGCTGCAGGCCCAGTTCAG GTTGTAGTGGGGAGTTTCCTACCAACTAGCCAACAGGAGCAGCAGAAGGTAAAAAAGCAGAAACCCGAGTCGATACCAACTGCAGCCCCTGGTTCAGTCCCGAGCATGGCACCACCCACCACTATGCCGACTACCAATGCCGACACAGAAGACAATTTAAATGGGAACGGTGTGCAAAATCCCGGGCCATTAAAACCAGCTGGTTTTGCTCCTTCGCCTTTTCAAAGAGATACTTGGGGTACCAACGCTGCTGTGCATTCCTTGCAGGAGCCGAGAAATTCCCCTACCGACATCAATATATCGCTGCCAGGCTAA